A genomic segment from Spinacia oleracea cultivar Varoflay chromosome 3, BTI_SOV_V1, whole genome shotgun sequence encodes:
- the LOC110782448 gene encoding protein HOTHEAD, whose product MDFSGCWRLVFFAILGFSCFCSSSAEKAPHYSFVKPATLAPPVSYFDYIVVGGGTAGCSITATLSNGATVLLLERGGVPYGNKNVENIGSFGVNLADVSPTSPSQGFVSEDGVLNARARVLGGGSAINAGFYTRAPPEFITRVGLDYGLVNDSYAWVERKVAFEPAMLQFQTAVKDGLLQAGVNPYNGFTFDHIKGTKFGGTIFDKNGHRHTAADLLEYADPVRTTVYLFAVAQKILFSRRELGKPRAYGVIFKDSVGILHRAFLRPGAKNEIIVSAGALGSPQLLMLSGIGPATELRFHGIEVVVDQPQVGQGMADNPMNILFIPSPIAVETSLIQAVGITEFDSFIEATSGSTNIRAFMQNLPSAAQNLASQTNSQSKERPNVITTQGDLDKALEYMHSLLNGTIHGGVILEKIAGPRSSGYLHLSTLDPNDNPAVRFNYFQDPDDLKTCVMGMQTIIKVIESEPFSKFRVPGMTIQSLINVVVNFPLNLRPRHFSTALSLEQFCIDTVLSIWHYHGGCQVNKVVDKDYKVLGAVGLRVVDGSTFYESPGTNPQATVMMLGRYVGQKILAERR is encoded by the exons ATGGATTTTTCCGGGTGTTGGAGACTCGTCTTCTTTGCTATTCTCGGATTTTCATGCTTTTGTTCTTCCTCTGCTGAGAAAG CCCCACACTATTCGTTCGTGAAACCAGCAACACTAGCACCACCTGTTTCCTACTTCGACTACATAGTTGTCGGAGGAGGAACAGCAGGTTGTTCAATAACCGCAACTCTATCCAACGGTGCGACCGTCTTACTCCTAGAAAGAGGTGGCGTACCGTACGGCAACAAGAACGTAGAAAACATAGGCTCGTTCGGTGTCAACCTCGCTGACGTATCACCTACGTCACCCTCACAAGGGTTCGTATCAGAAGACGGTGTCCTAAATGCCCGGGCCCGGGTCCTAGGTGGAGGATCCGCCATCAATGCCGGGTTCTACACACGGGCCCCACCCGAGTTTATTACACGGGTCGGGTTGGATTACGGGTTGGTGAACGATTCTTATGCTTGGGTTGAGAGGAAGGTGGCGTTTGAGCCTGCAATGCTTCAGTTTCAGACCGCGGTTAAAGACGGGTTGTTGCAGGCGGGTGTGAACCCGTATAACGGGTTTACGTTTGATCATATTAAAGGGACTAAGTTTGGTGGGACTATTTTTGATAAAAATGGGCATAGACATACAGCTGCGGATTTGCTTGAGTATGCTGATCCTGTTCGAACTACGGTTTACCTGTTTGCTGTTGCTCAGAAAATCTTGTTTAGCAGAAGAG AGCTAGGTAAACCAAGAGCATATGGAGTAATATTCAAGGACTCAGTAGGAATACTCCACAGAGCATTTCTTCGCCCGGGCGCGAAAAACGAGATCATTGTATCAGCAGGTGCACTTGGTTCACCACAATTGCTGATGTTAAGTGGGATTGGACCTGCAACTGAGTTGAGATTCCATGGAATTGAAGTTGTAGTTGATCAACCACAAGTTGGACAAGGAATGGCTGATAATCCAATGAATATATTGTTTATTCCTTCACCAATTGCTGTTGAAACATCATTGATTCAAGCTGTTGGGATTACTGAGTTTGATAGTTTTATTGAAGCTACTAGTGGTTCTACTAATATAAGAGCTTTTATGCAGAATCTTCCTAGTGCTGCTCAGAATTTGGCTTCTCAG ACTAATAGCCAATCAAAAGAAAGACCAAATGTAATAACAACACAAGGAGACTTAGACAAAGCACTTGAATACATGCATTCCCTCCTAAACGGAACAATCCACGGAGGAGTCATCCTCGAAAAGATCGCGGGCCCGCGTTCATCGGGCTACCTCCATCTATCCACCCTCGACCCGAACGACAACCCGGCAGTAAGATTCAACTATTTCCAGGACCCAGATGACTTAAAGACGTGTGTTATGGGAATGCAGACCATAATCAAGGTCATTGAATCAGAACCCTTTTCAAAATTCAGAGTTCCAGGGATGACAATTCAGTCACTTATCAATGTTGTGGTGAATTTCCCACTGAATTTGAGGCCAAGGCATTTTTCAACTGCACTTTCTTTGGAACAGTTTTGTATTGATACTGTGTTGAGTATTTGGCATTATCATGGAGGTTGTCAGGTTAATAAGGTTGTTGATAAGGATTATAAGGTTCTTGGCGCGGTCGGGTTACGGGTTGTGGATGGGTCTACGTTTTACGAGTCGCCGGGGACTAACCCTCAGGCTACTGTCATGATGCTCGGAAG